A genomic window from Populus alba chromosome 19, ASM523922v2, whole genome shotgun sequence includes:
- the LOC118038718 gene encoding uncharacterized protein isoform X3 — protein sequence MTKYHFSLQLLILFQFSSIISAIRKDIGFEQIRSCRNTVQGRYLLSDDNGYVCDALSVDPQSRCCPENRLRFSCQGCNLVSQCCNSYEFCVSCCLHPSRTQEAQVLKVKIAKPSTAAVSYTSVFDFCAGRCRHNSESVVHENAYRSDFHHCFSLPSNSSEARLGGINVVIGKQGESCDSVCKSNGQSCVLNKLLVLNQCDVMQKYMSCKGACLASIGTDQPAEVVEDAPRHLNPGACLYTRTQSLLSCDGSLWHTRRLCPCA from the exons ATGACcaaatatcatttttctttacaaCTACTCATCCTTTTTCAGTTCTCGTCTATAATTTCAGCAATCAG GAAGGATATCGGGTTCGAACAAATCAGAAGTTGCAGGAATACAGTTCAAGGAAGATATCTGCTCTCTGACGATAATG GGTATGTATGCGATGCGCTATCAGTGGATCCGCAATCTCGTTGCTGCCCTGAAAACAGATTGAGATTTTCTTGTCa GGGATGCAACCTTGTTTCACAGTGTTGCAACTCCTATGAATTTTGTGTTTCGTGCTGCCTCCATCCTTCAAGG ACACAAGAGGCACAAGTTCTCAAGGTCAAGATAGCCAAGCCTTCAACTGCAG CAGTGAGTTATACAAGTGTTTTTGATTTCTGTGCTGGGAGATGCCGTCATAATTCGGAGAGCGTG GTTCATGAAAATGCTTATCGGAGTGATTTCCATCATTGCTTTTCCCTGCCATCAAATTCTTCAg AAGCAAGGCTGGGTGGAATTAATGTTGTAATTGGAAA GCAAGGTGAGTCCTGTGATTCAGTTTGCAAGTCAAATGGACAGTCATGCGTCTTAAATAAGCTCCTGGTGCTTAATCAATGTGACGT TATGCAGAAATATATGAGTTGCAAAGGAGCTTGTTTAGCAAGCATTGGAACAGATCAACCTGCTGAGGTTGTTGAAGATGCTCCAAGACACTTG AATCCAGGAGCATGCTTGTATACTCGAACACAATCATTGCTTTCCTGCGATGGTTCACTTTGGCATACCAGGAGACTTTGCCCATGTGCTTAG
- the LOC118038718 gene encoding uncharacterized protein isoform X1 — MTKYHFSLQLLILFQFSSIISAIRKDIGFEQIRSCRNTVQGRYLLSDDNGYVCDALSVDPQSRCCPENRLRFSCQGCNLVSQCCNSYEFCVSCCLHPSRTQEAQVLKVKIAKPSTAAVSYTSVFDFCAGRCRHNSESVVHENAYRSDFHHCFSLPSNSSGANYTLLEARLGGINVVIGKQGESCDSVCKSNGQSCVLNKLLVLNQCDVMQKYMSCKGACLASIGTDQPAEVVEDAPRHLNPGACLYTRTQSLLSCDGSLWHTRRLCPCA; from the exons ATGACcaaatatcatttttctttacaaCTACTCATCCTTTTTCAGTTCTCGTCTATAATTTCAGCAATCAG GAAGGATATCGGGTTCGAACAAATCAGAAGTTGCAGGAATACAGTTCAAGGAAGATATCTGCTCTCTGACGATAATG GGTATGTATGCGATGCGCTATCAGTGGATCCGCAATCTCGTTGCTGCCCTGAAAACAGATTGAGATTTTCTTGTCa GGGATGCAACCTTGTTTCACAGTGTTGCAACTCCTATGAATTTTGTGTTTCGTGCTGCCTCCATCCTTCAAGG ACACAAGAGGCACAAGTTCTCAAGGTCAAGATAGCCAAGCCTTCAACTGCAG CAGTGAGTTATACAAGTGTTTTTGATTTCTGTGCTGGGAGATGCCGTCATAATTCGGAGAGCGTG GTTCATGAAAATGCTTATCGGAGTGATTTCCATCATTGCTTTTCCCTGCCATCAAATTCTTCAg GGGCCAATTATACACTATTAGAAGCAAGGCTGGGTGGAATTAATGTTGTAATTGGAAA GCAAGGTGAGTCCTGTGATTCAGTTTGCAAGTCAAATGGACAGTCATGCGTCTTAAATAAGCTCCTGGTGCTTAATCAATGTGACGT TATGCAGAAATATATGAGTTGCAAAGGAGCTTGTTTAGCAAGCATTGGAACAGATCAACCTGCTGAGGTTGTTGAAGATGCTCCAAGACACTTG AATCCAGGAGCATGCTTGTATACTCGAACACAATCATTGCTTTCCTGCGATGGTTCACTTTGGCATACCAGGAGACTTTGCCCATGTGCTTAG
- the LOC118038718 gene encoding uncharacterized protein isoform X4, with protein sequence MTKYHFSLQLLILFQFSSIISAIRKDIGFEQIRSCRNTVQGRYLLSDDNGYVCDALSVDPQSRCCPENRLRFSCQGCNLVSQCCNSYEFCVSCCLHPSRTQEAQVLKVKIAKPSTAVSYTSVFDFCAGRCRHNSESVVHENAYRSDFHHCFSLPSNSSEARLGGINVVIGKQGESCDSVCKSNGQSCVLNKLLVLNQCDVMQKYMSCKGACLASIGTDQPAEVVEDAPRHLNPGACLYTRTQSLLSCDGSLWHTRRLCPCA encoded by the exons ATGACcaaatatcatttttctttacaaCTACTCATCCTTTTTCAGTTCTCGTCTATAATTTCAGCAATCAG GAAGGATATCGGGTTCGAACAAATCAGAAGTTGCAGGAATACAGTTCAAGGAAGATATCTGCTCTCTGACGATAATG GGTATGTATGCGATGCGCTATCAGTGGATCCGCAATCTCGTTGCTGCCCTGAAAACAGATTGAGATTTTCTTGTCa GGGATGCAACCTTGTTTCACAGTGTTGCAACTCCTATGAATTTTGTGTTTCGTGCTGCCTCCATCCTTCAAGG ACACAAGAGGCACAAGTTCTCAAGGTCAAGATAGCCAAGCCTTCAACTGCAG TGAGTTATACAAGTGTTTTTGATTTCTGTGCTGGGAGATGCCGTCATAATTCGGAGAGCGTG GTTCATGAAAATGCTTATCGGAGTGATTTCCATCATTGCTTTTCCCTGCCATCAAATTCTTCAg AAGCAAGGCTGGGTGGAATTAATGTTGTAATTGGAAA GCAAGGTGAGTCCTGTGATTCAGTTTGCAAGTCAAATGGACAGTCATGCGTCTTAAATAAGCTCCTGGTGCTTAATCAATGTGACGT TATGCAGAAATATATGAGTTGCAAAGGAGCTTGTTTAGCAAGCATTGGAACAGATCAACCTGCTGAGGTTGTTGAAGATGCTCCAAGACACTTG AATCCAGGAGCATGCTTGTATACTCGAACACAATCATTGCTTTCCTGCGATGGTTCACTTTGGCATACCAGGAGACTTTGCCCATGTGCTTAG
- the LOC118038718 gene encoding uncharacterized protein isoform X2, with the protein MTKYHFSLQLLILFQFSSIISAIRKDIGFEQIRSCRNTVQGRYLLSDDNGYVCDALSVDPQSRCCPENRLRFSCQGCNLVSQCCNSYEFCVSCCLHPSRTQEAQVLKVKIAKPSTAVSYTSVFDFCAGRCRHNSESVVHENAYRSDFHHCFSLPSNSSGANYTLLEARLGGINVVIGKQGESCDSVCKSNGQSCVLNKLLVLNQCDVMQKYMSCKGACLASIGTDQPAEVVEDAPRHLNPGACLYTRTQSLLSCDGSLWHTRRLCPCA; encoded by the exons ATGACcaaatatcatttttctttacaaCTACTCATCCTTTTTCAGTTCTCGTCTATAATTTCAGCAATCAG GAAGGATATCGGGTTCGAACAAATCAGAAGTTGCAGGAATACAGTTCAAGGAAGATATCTGCTCTCTGACGATAATG GGTATGTATGCGATGCGCTATCAGTGGATCCGCAATCTCGTTGCTGCCCTGAAAACAGATTGAGATTTTCTTGTCa GGGATGCAACCTTGTTTCACAGTGTTGCAACTCCTATGAATTTTGTGTTTCGTGCTGCCTCCATCCTTCAAGG ACACAAGAGGCACAAGTTCTCAAGGTCAAGATAGCCAAGCCTTCAACTGCAG TGAGTTATACAAGTGTTTTTGATTTCTGTGCTGGGAGATGCCGTCATAATTCGGAGAGCGTG GTTCATGAAAATGCTTATCGGAGTGATTTCCATCATTGCTTTTCCCTGCCATCAAATTCTTCAg GGGCCAATTATACACTATTAGAAGCAAGGCTGGGTGGAATTAATGTTGTAATTGGAAA GCAAGGTGAGTCCTGTGATTCAGTTTGCAAGTCAAATGGACAGTCATGCGTCTTAAATAAGCTCCTGGTGCTTAATCAATGTGACGT TATGCAGAAATATATGAGTTGCAAAGGAGCTTGTTTAGCAAGCATTGGAACAGATCAACCTGCTGAGGTTGTTGAAGATGCTCCAAGACACTTG AATCCAGGAGCATGCTTGTATACTCGAACACAATCATTGCTTTCCTGCGATGGTTCACTTTGGCATACCAGGAGACTTTGCCCATGTGCTTAG